The window TCGAGGTCGTCGCCAGCACGGGCAAGCCGGGGGCGGCGCCCTTGCTCTCTCGCCTTGGTGCGGCGCGCCTCATCCCGCGCGAGGAGCTGGGGGCTGTGGGCGACAGGCCGCTGGCCCCCGCCGCCTACGCCGGAGGGGTAGACACGGTCGGCGGCGCCACCCTCGCCGGTCTGCTCAAGAGCACCGTCGTGGGCGGCGCGGTGGCCGCGTGCGGCCTCGTGGGCGGGGCCGAGCTTCCCCTCACCGTCTTCCCGTTCATCCTGCGCGGCGTGGCGCTCATGGGCGTCACCTCGCAGCACGCGAACGCCGCGGTGCGCGACCAGGTGTGGGGGCGGCTCGCCGCCGATGCCGGGCTCCTCTCGCTCCTGGCGGACGGCGACCTGGTGCGCCACGTGCCGCTGGAGGGGCTGGAGGCGGAGATCGGCGCCATCCTCGCCGGTCGCGTCACGGGCCGGGTGGTCGTGACCATCTGACGGCGCGCTCCGCCGGGGCGCCGGCGACGCGCGGGCGCCGGTAACGCCCGCACGGACCCCCGGCCAGTTCGCTGCTACACTCCGTGAGGAACCGTGAGCCACGACACCTTGGCGGTGGCGGGGCGGACGCGGCGCTGGGCGCGCAGCCACGAGACGGCCACGGGCGATCCAGCCGAACCCGAAAGGAGCCTCACACCATGTCGTTCAAGCTTCCCGACCTCCCCTACCCGGTCGACGCCCTCGAACCGCACATCGACGCTCGCACGATGGAGATCCATCACGGCAAGCACCACGCGGGGTACACGAACAACCTGAACGCCGCCATCGAGAAGCACCCGGAACTGGCGGGCAAGTCGGCGGAGGAGCTCGTCAAGGGCGTCTCCGGCCTGCCCGAGGACATCAGGACGGCCGTCCAGAACAACGGCGGCGGTTACCTGAACCACAACCTGTTCTGGGAGGTCATGAGCCCCAGCGGTGGCGGCAAGCCGGCCGGCGCGTTGGCCGCCGCCATAGACGAGGCCTTCGGGTCGTTCGAGGCGTTCCAGGAGAAGTTCGCGGCCGCCGCCGCCACCCGTTTCGGCTCCGGTTGGGCCTGGTTGGTCGTCACGAGCAGCGGCGCGCTGAAGGTGTACTCGACGCCGAACCAGGACTCGCCGCTCATGCAGGGCGACACGCCCATCCTGGGCCTCGACGTCTGGGAGCACGCCTACTACCTCAACTACCAGAACCGCCGGCCCGACTACGCCAAGGCGTTCTGGAACGTGGTCGACTGGAACGCGGTGGCGGGCAAGTTCGCCGCCGCCCGCTGAGGCCCACGCCCGCGCCGGGGCGGCCCCGGCCACGGCGCGCCCCTCAGCCGCGCGCCGCAACCCAAGTCCCCTAGGCAGGAGCCCGGGCGGGTGATGTCCCCGCCCGGGCTTCCTCGTAGCTTGCCGCATGCGCGATCTCCGGCACGACAGGCCGTCGCAACTGCTCGCCGCGGGCATCCTCGCGCTGCTGGCAGCCGTGCTCGCACCGCGGGTGGTGGGAGGGCCGGCGCCCGTCACCGTGGTGCAGCCGAGCATCACCGTGTCCGTCGAGGGCGAGGTCGTTAGGCCGGGCGCCTACGTCGTCGAGTTCGGTGCCCGCGTCGGGGACCTGGTCGAGTTGGCCGGCGGGTTCCGGCCCGGCGCGGCCCGGGCGCTGGTGGCGCTGGCCGCGCCCCTGACCGACGGCCAGGTGGTCCAGGTGCCGGCGCAGGTGCTCGAGGGCGCGCTGGGGCGCGTGTCGCTGAACTCCGCCACCCAGGCCCAGCTCGAGGCGTTGCCGGGGGTGGGACCGGCCACCGCCCGCCGCATCGTCGAGCACCGTCCCTACGCGCGCCCCGACGACCTGCTGCGCGTCCCCGGCATAGGCCCGAAGAAGCTGGAGCGCTTGAGGCCGTTGGTGGCGCCGTGACGGTCGCTCGCGGTCCGGGCGGCGCGCGCGGTCCTTACCGGTTCGTGCCGTGGTCGGTGCCGGTCGCGCTGGGTCTCGTCGCCGGGGTCGCGCTGGCCGCGCCGTTGGAGGGTTGGACCCGCCTCGCGGCCGCGCTCGGCCTCCTCGGGGGCGCCGCCGCGTCGTGGCGATGGCGGGCGGGCGCGCGACCCCGCGTCGGTGGGGTGTTCGCCGCCGGCTGGCTCCCGTTCCTGCCGCTCGCGCTCCTCGCCGGCGCCGTCGGGGTCGGGCGGCTGCACGCCTGGGAGCACGGGCCGAGCGAGCGGGCCCGCCGGGCGCTCGCTCTCGAGTGGGCGGGCGAGGAGCGCGAGTGGCGTGGGCGCTCCGACGGCGAGGTCCTCCACGTCGAGGCGCCCCTGCGCGCGAGGCTGGCGCTGGTGACGCCGCGCGGAGCGAGCCCGCCCGTCGGCGAACTCGTGGTCGTCGGCACGGCCGAGCCGGCCGACGTCAAGCGCAACCCCGGCGGCTTCGACGCCTCCGCGCACCTCGCCAGGCGGGGCGTGGCCGGTCGCCTGTTCGTCCGGCGGGTCGACGTGGTGCGCGCCGGACGCACGGCGGCGGGCCGCCTCGCGGCCGGCGTGAGCGCCGGGCTGGGGGAGCGGGCCGCCGCACTCATGCTCGCCATGACGCTGGGGCGCAGGGACGACCTCGCCGACCTCAGGGACAGCTTCGGGGCGGCCGGTATGGCGCACCTCCTCGCCCTCTCCGGGTTGCACGTCGGGGTGCTGCTGGTGGCGGCTGGGAGGCTGCTGCGGGGCCTGCGGCGCGGGCGGGCGCCGCTCCTGGCGGCCTTGACCGTCGCCTTCGTGCTGTTGGTGGGTCCCAGCCCCAGCGTCGTGCGGGCCGCCACCATGGCGCTGGCCGCAGTGGCGTCGGCCGCCATGGGCGGCGGACGCGTGGATGCCTGGGCGGCCCTCGGCCTCGCCGCCTTGGTGGGCACGCTCGGCGCGCCGCAGATGGTCTTCGACCTCGGCTTCCAGCTCTCCTACCTGGCCGTGGTCGGCATGTTGCTGTTCATCCCGCCGTGGACGAGCCGGCTCGCCGGGCTCGGCGTGCCGCCTCCCGGGCGCGCGGCTCCGCGGCCGGCGGCACCCGGCGGCTCGCCCGCCAGGCTCCTCGGCTGGGCCGCCACGGGCGCGGTCGCCAGCACGGCCGCCCAGCTCCCCACCGTCTCCCTCGTCGCCGGGACCTTCCAGGCCGTGCCCCTGCTCTCGCCGCTCGTGAACGTCGTGGCCGTGCCCGTGGCCGCCCTGCTCGTGCCGCTCGGCTTCTTGGCGGGCCTCGTCGGCCTCGTCTCGGACCAGGCGGCGCGACTCGTGAACCTGGCCGTGGCGCCCTTGACGAGCGTCCTGATCGGCACGGCCGAACTGGGAGCCGCGCTACCGGCGCTCGGCTGGGGCGAGGTGACGCCGGTGGGGCACGCCGCCTGGGCCGGCTTCACGCTGGCGGTGGCCGCCTGGTCGTGGCGCCGGCTGCGGCTGCGCCGGCTGCTGCTCGTGGCCTTGACCCTCGCGGGGCTCACCTCCCTGCTGCCGCCCGCGCACGCCGCGCCGGACATCTGGTTCCTTGACGTGGGCCAGGGCGACGCCACGCTCGTGCGCCTGGGTGGTGGAGCGGCCGTGCTCGTCGACGGCGGCGGCTCGCCCTTCTCCGACTTCGACGTTGGTCGGCGCGTGGTGATCCCGGCCCTCCGCGCCCTCGGGGTCACGCGCCTCGCCGCCGTCATCGTCACGCACGCGGACGCCGACCACGCGGAGGGGCTGGTGCCGGTGCTGGAGAAGTTCCGCGTCGGGCTCCTCGTCACGGGCCCGCCGGACCCGGACGCCGCGCTCGACACCAGGCTCCGCGAGCTGGCGCTTGCGCGGGGCGTGCCCGTTCACGAGGCGCGCCGCGGCGAGCGACTGCTCGTGGGCGCGGCCAGCCTGGACGTCGTCAACCCGGCGCCCCACCAGGATCACGGCGGCGGCAACGACGCCTCGGTGGCGTTCGTCCTCAGGTACCGGGGCGAGGCGCGCGCGCTCTTCCTCGGCGACCTGGGGGTGAGCGTCGAGCCTGACCTGGCGGTGCCGCCGGTCGACGTGCTTAAGGTGGGGCATCACGGTTCGCGCGGTAGCACCGGACCGGAACTCGTCCGGGCCGCCTCACCGCGGTTGGCCGTCATCTCCGTGGGCCGCAACGGCTACGGGCACCCGGCGGTCGCCGTCACGGACCGCCTAGCCGCCCACGGCGCCGAGGTGATCACCACGCTGGAGCACGGCGCCGTGCGCGTGCCGCTCGCGGGACCGCTCACGTGGCACGGCACGGCGTCGCCGGCGAGGCGCGAGCGCCGGACCCCGCGGGCTGCACGAGCCGGTGGCGACGTGATAGATTGCTCACAATGCTCATGACGGTTCGCGTGCTAGCCGAGCAGGGTCCGGTGAGAGTCGAGCTTGCCCGCTGGGGGGAACGACTGGTGGTGGTGAAGCGCCTCCTGGCCGCGCACCCCATCGCCAGCCAACGCCTCGAACGCGAGGCCGCCGTCGTCGGTCGGTTGCGCCACGCCAACATCGTGCCGCTCCTCGGGGTGGTCGACGGCTCCTCGCTCATCTACGCCTACTGCCCAGGCGTGTCGCTCGAGTCGGCCCTCGAGCGCGGCCCCTTGCGCCCGCGGCGCGCCATGAAGGTCGCTCACGACGTCCTCAGCGCCCTCGCCTACGCGCACGCCCAGGGTGTCATCCACCACGACGTCAAGCCCGCCAACATCCTCGTCAAGGGCGAGCGAGCCCTCCTGACCGACTTCGGTTTCGCCAAGGACCTCGGTCTCACCGCCATCACCGCCCCCGACATGCTGCTCGGCACCCCGAGCTTCATGGCGCCCGAGCAGTTCCAGGGGGTGCGCACCGATCGCCGCTCCGACCTGTACGCCACGGCCGCGGTCGTCTACCACATGCTCACCGGCTCGCCGCCGTACGGCTCGCAGGTGGTGAGGTGGTTGGCCGGCGACGACCGGGTACCGCTCGACCCGCTACCGCCGGCGGCGGCGGCGTACTCGGAGGTCCTGAACCGCGGCCTGGCGCGCGACCCCGCCCACCGCTTCGGCAGCGCGGAGGCGTTCCTGCAGGCGCTCGAGAGCGTCTCCCTCGGCGCCGTCGCCTGACGGCCGGGAACGCCGCGTGATCGTCTCGTTCTCTGGCGACAGGTTCCTGTGTCGCCGCGCCGGCCGCGCGGCCCTGGCCGCGGCCGGCGCGGCGCCGGGCGCCGCCGTGGAGCTGGCCGAGGGGATGAGCGCCCAGGACGTCACTCGGCTCGCCTCGCAAGGGGGGCTGTTCGGTCGGGCGACGCTGCTGCTCGACTTCGAGGCGGCCTTCACGGGTGCCGCCGGCGTCAAGCCCCGCAACGAGGTCATGAAGGCCCTCGAGGGCGTCACCGGCGGCGCCACCATCGTCGCTCTCGACCCCGACGCCACCCCGGCCCGCCAGAAGGCGTGGCGCGCCCTCGGCGACCACCGCCACCTGGCCCTGCCGCGCGGCGACCGCCTACGCGACTGGGTCGCTTCCGAGCTCGGGGAGGCCGGCGTGGAGTCCGAGCCCGCGGTTGCCGCCTACCTGGCGGAGGTGTTCGGGGAGGACGCGGCGGCCATCGCGTCGGAGGTCCAGAAGCTGGCGGCGCTCGACGAGCGCATCGGGCTCGAGCGCGCCAAGGCGGTGGTCAACCGGGAGGCCACGCGCGACGCCTTCGACGCCATCGAGCGCATCGCGGCGGGCGACGTGGCCGGCGCGGTTGCGGTGACTCGCCGCCTCGTCGACGCCGGAGAGGCGGTGCCCCGCGTGTTCGGCGCCCTCGCCTGGCAGTTCATGCTCGTCGCCAAGGCCACCGGCCTGCGTCAGCGCGAGGGGGCGAGGCGCATAGGCGGGGCGCAAGCGGCCGCGGCGCTCGGGGCAGCGCCGTACGCCGCCGAGAAGGCGCTCGCCCTGGCTGCCAGGCTCGACGAGGCGGCCGTGGCGGCGGCCCTCGCGGAGCTCCTGGCCGCTGACGTGGCCGCCAAGACCGGCCGCGACCAGGAACTCGCGCTCGACGGCGTCGTGATCTCGTTGGCCAGGCGCTGGCAACGCGCCGGGTCGGGCGGGCGGCGCGCCTNNNNNNNNNNNNNNNNNNNNNNNNNNNNNNNNNNNNNNNNNNNNNNNNNNNNNNNNNNNNNNNNNNNNNNNNNNNNNNNNNNNNNNNNNNNNNNNNNNNNGGCGCGCCTAGGGAACCCGGCCGTCCGCCGCGTCAACCCACCTCGGTCCAGACGGACCCGAGGGCCTGCGAGCGCACCGCGGCCTCCACGAAGGCCACCCCGCGAGCGCCCGCGCTCACGCCCGGGTAGTCCGGTGCCGGCTCGCCCTCCAGCAGCGCCTCGCCGGCCCGCAACCTGATGTCGCGCGCCGCGTTCCGGTACACGTTGGCGAACGCCTCGATGAACCCCTCCGGGTGACCCGACGGGATGCGCGCGGCGGCCACGGCCGCGCTGCCGAGGTACGGCCCGCCCGCCCGCGTGTACACCTGAAGGGGGGCCTCCAGTAGGGCCAGCTCGAGCCGGTTCGGCTCCTCCTGACGCCACCTCAGGGTGCCGCGGCTGCCGCTCACCGTGATCCGCAGGTCGTTCTCGGCGCCCACGGCCACCTGCGACGCCACCAGCACCCCCTTGACGCCGCCCTCGAAGCGGAGGAGCAGGTTGCAGTCGTCGTCGAGCTGCCTGCCGGGCACGAGCGGCGTCAGGTCGCCGCACAGCTCGGTCACCCGCAGCCCGGTGACGGTGGCGGCGAGGTTCTCGGCGTGGCTGCCGATGTCGGCCACGGCGCCGCCGAGGCCGGCAGCGGCGGGGTCGGCGCGCCACGCGGCCTGCTTGTTGCCGTCCGCCTCCAGCCTGGTGGCAAGCCAACCCTGGTGGTACTCGAGCACGACCTTGCGCAGGTCGCCCAGGACGCCGTCCGCCACCAGGCGGCGCGCCTCCTTGACCAGCGGGTAGCCCGTGTAGTTGTAGGTGACGGCGAAGACGACACCGCTGGCCGCCACCGCCGCCTCCAGCTCGCGCGCCTGCAGGGTGGTGACGGTCATCGGCTTGTCGCACACCACTGCGAAGCCGGCCCGGACGAACGCGAGCGCCACCGGGTGGTGCATGTGGTTGGGGGTGACGATGCTGACGGCGTGGATGCGGCGCTCGGGCGGCAGCGCGCTCTCGCCTGCGAGCATCTCCTCCCAGGTGCCGTAGACCCGCTCCAACCCGAGCGCGGCGCCGCTGGCGCGCGACCGCTCCGGGGTGCTCGACAGCGCCCCCGCCACCAGCTCGAAGCTCTCGTCGAGGCGCGCCGCCATGCGGTGGACGGCGCCGATGAAGGCGCCCTGGCCGCCACCGACCATGCCGAGGCGCAACGGTGCTCTCGCGTGGCTCACCAGTCAGCTCCCTTCGCACCGGGCCACTCCGGAGGTGCCCGGCCCGTACACCACCGTACCCGACCCGTGGCCGGTCGCGTCGTGGGTTAGCCTCGCGGGGTGGAGTCGCTGAGGGAACGGTTGCTGGGGGGCAGCGAGCGCGCGCTCGCTCGGGCCATGACGCTCATCGAGGCTGGGGCCCCCGAGGGGCAGGCCCTCCTCACGAGCGTCCGCGACCGCACCGGCCGGGCGGCGGTGGTGGGCATCACCGGCTCCCCCGG of the Trueperaceae bacterium genome contains:
- a CDS encoding superoxide dismutase, with translation MSFKLPDLPYPVDALEPHIDARTMEIHHGKHHAGYTNNLNAAIEKHPELAGKSAEELVKGVSGLPEDIRTAVQNNGGGYLNHNLFWEVMSPSGGGKPAGALAAAIDEAFGSFEAFQEKFAAAAATRFGSGWAWLVVTSSGALKVYSTPNQDSPLMQGDTPILGLDVWEHAYYLNYQNRRPDYAKAFWNVVDWNAVAGKFAAAR
- the holA gene encoding DNA polymerase III subunit delta — protein: MIVSFSGDRFLCRRAGRAALAAAGAAPGAAVELAEGMSAQDVTRLASQGGLFGRATLLLDFEAAFTGAAGVKPRNEVMKALEGVTGGATIVALDPDATPARQKAWRALGDHRHLALPRGDRLRDWVASELGEAGVESEPAVAAYLAEVFGEDAAAIASEVQKLAALDERIGLERAKAVVNREATRDAFDAIERIAAGDVAGAVAVTRRLVDAGEAVPRVFGALAWQFMLVAKATGLRQREGARRIGGAQAAAALGAAPYAAEKALALAARLDEAAVAAALAELLAADVAAKTGRDQELALDGVVISLARRWQRAGSGGRRA
- a CDS encoding Gfo/Idh/MocA family oxidoreductase; protein product: MVGGGQGAFIGAVHRMAARLDESFELVAGALSSTPERSRASGAALGLERVYGTWEEMLAGESALPPERRIHAVSIVTPNHMHHPVALAFVRAGFAVVCDKPMTVTTLQARELEAAVAASGVVFAVTYNYTGYPLVKEARRLVADGVLGDLRKVVLEYHQGWLATRLEADGNKQAAWRADPAAAGLGGAVADIGSHAENLAATVTGLRVTELCGDLTPLVPGRQLDDDCNLLLRFEGGVKGVLVASQVAVGAENDLRITVSGSRGTLRWRQEEPNRLELALLEAPLQVYTRAGGPYLGSAAVAAARIPSGHPEGFIEAFANVYRNAARDIRLRAGEALLEGEPAPDYPGVSAGARGVAFVEAAVRSQALGSVWTEVG
- a CDS encoding serine/threonine protein kinase — its product is MLMTVRVLAEQGPVRVELARWGERLVVVKRLLAAHPIASQRLEREAAVVGRLRHANIVPLLGVVDGSSLIYAYCPGVSLESALERGPLRPRRAMKVAHDVLSALAYAHAQGVIHHDVKPANILVKGERALLTDFGFAKDLGLTAITAPDMLLGTPSFMAPEQFQGVRTDRRSDLYATAAVVYHMLTGSPPYGSQVVRWLAGDDRVPLDPLPPAAAAYSEVLNRGLARDPAHRFGSAEAFLQALESVSLGAVA
- a CDS encoding ComEA family DNA-binding protein — protein: MRDLRHDRPSQLLAAGILALLAAVLAPRVVGGPAPVTVVQPSITVSVEGEVVRPGAYVVEFGARVGDLVELAGGFRPGAARALVALAAPLTDGQVVQVPAQVLEGALGRVSLNSATQAQLEALPGVGPATARRIVEHRPYARPDDLLRVPGIGPKKLERLRPLVAP
- a CDS encoding ComEC/Rec2 family competence protein; translation: MTVARGPGGARGPYRFVPWSVPVALGLVAGVALAAPLEGWTRLAAALGLLGGAAASWRWRAGARPRVGGVFAAGWLPFLPLALLAGAVGVGRLHAWEHGPSERARRALALEWAGEEREWRGRSDGEVLHVEAPLRARLALVTPRGASPPVGELVVVGTAEPADVKRNPGGFDASAHLARRGVAGRLFVRRVDVVRAGRTAAGRLAAGVSAGLGERAAALMLAMTLGRRDDLADLRDSFGAAGMAHLLALSGLHVGVLLVAAGRLLRGLRRGRAPLLAALTVAFVLLVGPSPSVVRAATMALAAVASAAMGGGRVDAWAALGLAALVGTLGAPQMVFDLGFQLSYLAVVGMLLFIPPWTSRLAGLGVPPPGRAAPRPAAPGGSPARLLGWAATGAVASTAAQLPTVSLVAGTFQAVPLLSPLVNVVAVPVAALLVPLGFLAGLVGLVSDQAARLVNLAVAPLTSVLIGTAELGAALPALGWGEVTPVGHAAWAGFTLAVAAWSWRRLRLRRLLLVALTLAGLTSLLPPAHAAPDIWFLDVGQGDATLVRLGGGAAVLVDGGGSPFSDFDVGRRVVIPALRALGVTRLAAVIVTHADADHAEGLVPVLEKFRVGLLVTGPPDPDAALDTRLRELALARGVPVHEARRGERLLVGAASLDVVNPAPHQDHGGGNDASVAFVLRYRGEARALFLGDLGVSVEPDLAVPPVDVLKVGHHGSRGSTGPELVRAASPRLAVISVGRNGYGHPAVAVTDRLAAHGAEVITTLEHGAVRVPLAGPLTWHGTASPARRERRTPRAARAGGDVIDCSQCS